In a single window of the Pseudogemmatithrix spongiicola genome:
- a CDS encoding mannose-1-phosphate guanylyltransferase translates to MPLPGATPPGDLSGSTAAGSTAAGTLPAEQLAAFSEPETDVALWAVIFAGGIGSRFWPLSTPARPKPLLALVSEQTLIEETVGRLQPTIPPERVLILTSRDIAPAIRSVTKDVPDENVLVEPRPLGTAAALAWGAQELVRRAGPSAMCVAIHADLAVDFPEEFRRTLRRAASYAARERALVSVGIQPSRPETGFGYIVPGPALDVDHPLGKGGAATTLRYVEKPSEHEAAQLIREGCRWHSGIVVASAETILSELAAHTPEVRDGLEALRLGNLPTFVGMVRATSLERGLLERTQRLLVIQGEFGWDDVGTWASLRRARDLDDDGNGAVGHVHFVEADCNVVHAERGTVVVYGVSRMLVVTLDGLTFVTSLDRATDLRPLLDALPGSMRIHPTGS, encoded by the coding sequence ATGCCTCTTCCCGGCGCGACGCCTCCCGGCGACCTCTCCGGCAGCACTGCCGCCGGCAGCACTGCCGCCGGCACGCTGCCCGCGGAGCAGCTGGCGGCGTTCAGCGAGCCCGAAACGGACGTCGCGCTCTGGGCGGTGATCTTCGCCGGCGGCATCGGCTCGCGATTCTGGCCGCTCTCGACGCCGGCGCGCCCGAAGCCGCTGCTCGCGCTCGTGTCCGAGCAGACGCTCATCGAGGAGACGGTGGGACGGCTGCAGCCGACGATCCCGCCCGAGCGCGTGCTGATCCTCACCAGCCGCGACATCGCGCCGGCCATCCGCTCCGTGACGAAGGACGTACCGGACGAGAACGTGCTCGTCGAACCGCGTCCGTTGGGCACCGCGGCGGCGCTGGCGTGGGGGGCGCAGGAGCTCGTGCGTCGCGCGGGCCCGAGCGCGATGTGCGTCGCGATCCACGCGGATCTCGCGGTGGATTTCCCCGAGGAGTTCCGGCGCACGCTGCGCCGTGCCGCCTCCTACGCCGCCCGCGAGCGCGCGTTGGTCTCCGTCGGCATCCAGCCCTCGCGTCCGGAGACGGGCTTCGGATACATCGTGCCGGGGCCGGCGCTCGACGTGGACCACCCGCTCGGCAAGGGTGGAGCGGCCACGACGCTGCGCTACGTCGAGAAGCCGAGCGAACACGAAGCGGCACAGTTGATCCGCGAGGGGTGCCGCTGGCACTCCGGCATCGTCGTCGCCTCGGCGGAGACGATCCTCTCCGAGCTGGCGGCGCACACCCCGGAAGTGCGCGACGGCCTCGAGGCGCTGCGGCTCGGCAACCTGCCCACGTTCGTCGGCATGGTCCGCGCCACCTCGCTCGAGCGCGGATTGCTGGAACGCACGCAGCGTCTCCTCGTCATCCAGGGCGAGTTCGGCTGGGACGACGTCGGTACCTGGGCCTCGCTGCGCCGCGCCCGCGACCTCGATGACGACGGGAACGGCGCCGTCGGCCACGTCCATTTCGTCGAGGCCGACTGCAACGTCGTGCACGCTGAGCGCGGGACGGTCGTGGTGTACGGCGTCTCGCGTATGCTTGTCGTCACGCTCGATGGCCTGACGTTCGTCACCTCGCTCGACCGCGCCACCGATCTGCGTCCGCTGCTCGACGCCCTGCCGGGCTCGATGCGCATCCATCCCACGGGGTCCTGA
- a CDS encoding Na+/H+ antiporter NhaC family protein, whose protein sequence is MLTRRAPHPLVLLLGGVGAAAVLTWLLPAGAYERTVDAATGAARVMPGTFAPVEPAPVGLMDALLAVPRGFVSGADVIMTILVTGGAFGLLDASGALSRLLGALVGRTRRPALVVIGLSIVFAGFGAAEQMHEEFVALIPVLVILARNLGYGSVTALAMSMGAAMVGAAFGPTNPFGTGAALKAAELAPMSAAGTRVAVLLAALAAWIAYTLWRAPADDVRPEVTAPSTEPPTWRDACSLLALVLPILLYVVGILRWGWGINELSALVLVGGFVVGALQRYALRETAARFLVAMEGMVAAGVLVGVARGIGLVLTDGRIIDTIIAGIVAPLQLVPAEVAAVAMIPAHAIIHIGVSSTSGQAMLTMPILAPLGDLLGISRDAVVLAFSAGGVFTDAVNPTNGALFAMLLNAKLTYGRWLKFAIPGMLLVWTAAAVGIVLLG, encoded by the coding sequence GTGCTGACGCGCCGCGCACCGCACCCGTTGGTTCTCCTGTTGGGCGGGGTAGGCGCCGCCGCGGTGCTCACCTGGTTGCTGCCTGCCGGGGCTTACGAGCGCACGGTGGATGCCGCGACCGGTGCGGCCCGCGTGATGCCCGGCACCTTCGCGCCGGTCGAGCCCGCACCCGTCGGACTCATGGACGCGCTGCTCGCCGTGCCGCGCGGCTTCGTCTCTGGTGCCGACGTCATCATGACGATCCTCGTGACCGGCGGCGCATTCGGGCTGCTCGATGCCAGCGGCGCGCTCTCGCGGCTCCTCGGCGCCTTGGTCGGCCGCACGCGGCGTCCGGCGCTCGTCGTCATCGGGCTCAGCATCGTGTTCGCCGGATTCGGCGCCGCGGAGCAGATGCACGAGGAGTTCGTCGCGCTGATCCCGGTGCTCGTGATCCTCGCGCGCAACCTCGGCTACGGCTCGGTCACGGCGCTGGCGATGAGCATGGGGGCGGCGATGGTCGGCGCGGCGTTCGGTCCGACGAATCCCTTTGGCACCGGTGCCGCCTTGAAGGCGGCCGAGCTCGCGCCGATGAGCGCGGCGGGGACGCGCGTCGCCGTGCTGCTGGCGGCGCTTGCGGCGTGGATCGCCTACACGCTCTGGCGCGCGCCCGCGGACGACGTGCGCCCCGAGGTCACTGCCCCCTCGACGGAGCCGCCGACCTGGCGCGACGCCTGCTCGCTGCTCGCGCTCGTGCTGCCGATCCTGTTGTACGTCGTCGGCATCCTGCGCTGGGGCTGGGGCATCAACGAACTCTCCGCCCTCGTGCTCGTCGGGGGCTTCGTGGTCGGCGCCCTGCAGCGCTATGCGCTGCGCGAGACGGCCGCGAGGTTCCTCGTGGCGATGGAAGGCATGGTCGCGGCCGGCGTGCTCGTCGGCGTCGCGCGCGGCATTGGCTTGGTGCTCACCGACGGGCGCATCATCGACACGATCATCGCGGGCATCGTCGCGCCGTTGCAGCTGGTGCCCGCCGAGGTGGCGGCGGTCGCAATGATCCCGGCGCACGCCATCATCCACATCGGCGTTTCCTCCACGAGCGGCCAGGCGATGCTCACGATGCCGATCCTCGCGCCGCTGGGGGACCTGCTGGGCATCTCGCGCGATGCCGTCGTGCTCGCGTTCTCCGCCGGCGGCGTGTTCACCGATGCCGTGAACCCCACGAACGGCGCGCTCTTCGCGATGCTCCTGAATGCCAAGCTCACCTACGGACGCTGGCTCAAGTTCGCGATCCCCGGGATGCTGCTCGTCTGGACCGCGGCCGCGGTCGGCATCGTGCTCCTCGGCTAG
- a CDS encoding sterol desaturase family protein: protein MQAIADYFASIPSSHRAMILAGGIAFFWIWESAVPLFKHEYRKWPHALVNFFFTFTTIVVNFALAFLLLRASEWAIAREFGLLFWLPAMPLLLSTLVGLLMLDLISAWLAHFVSHHVPPLWKLHLIHHSDTHVDTTTANRHHPGESVVRFAFTALAVVVTGAPLWMVFLYQAMSVVLSQFNHANISLPAWLDRAMAWVIVSPDMHKVHHHYVLPHTDSNFGNIFSVWDRMFGTFRTIDRARLVYGIDTHMDPKEHTGIGALLTMPFRPKPQPTRPPAE, encoded by the coding sequence ATGCAAGCGATCGCTGACTACTTCGCCTCCATTCCGTCGTCGCACCGGGCGATGATCCTGGCCGGTGGCATCGCCTTCTTCTGGATCTGGGAAAGCGCCGTGCCGCTGTTCAAGCACGAGTACCGCAAGTGGCCGCATGCGCTGGTGAACTTCTTCTTCACGTTCACCACCATCGTCGTCAACTTCGCGCTGGCCTTCCTGCTGCTGCGCGCCTCGGAGTGGGCGATCGCCCGCGAGTTCGGCCTGCTTTTCTGGCTGCCCGCGATGCCGTTGCTGCTGAGCACGCTTGTCGGATTGCTGATGCTCGACCTGATCTCCGCGTGGCTCGCGCACTTCGTCTCGCATCACGTGCCGCCGCTGTGGAAGCTGCACCTGATTCACCACAGCGACACCCACGTCGACACGACGACCGCGAATCGCCATCACCCGGGCGAGAGCGTGGTGCGCTTCGCGTTCACCGCGCTCGCCGTCGTCGTCACCGGCGCGCCGCTCTGGATGGTCTTCCTCTACCAAGCGATGAGCGTGGTGCTCAGCCAGTTCAACCACGCCAACATCTCGCTGCCCGCGTGGCTGGACCGCGCGATGGCCTGGGTGATCGTGTCGCCCGACATGCACAAGGTGCATCACCATTACGTGCTGCCGCACACGGACTCGAACTTCGGCAACATCTTCTCCGTGTGGGACCGGATGTTCGGCACCTTCCGCACGATCGATCGCGCGCGCTTGGTGTACGGCATCGACACGCACATGGACCCCAAGGAGCACACGGGCATCGGCGCGCTGCTGACGATGCCGTTCCGGCCGAAGCCGCAGCCGACGCGCCCGCCCGCCGAGTGA
- a CDS encoding ZIP family metal transporter, whose translation MTPVLDFFARTDPVFGALIATTFTWLVTAAGAGLVLIVPNMSRQWLDAMLGFTGGVMVAASFWSLLNPAIEMAERMGVPGWLPAAVGFAMGALFIFALDKVLPHLHINFDVSRTEGVKTPWHRTTLLVLAITLHNIPEGLAVGVLFGGVAAGIPEATIGGAVALAIGIGLQNFPEGIAVSMPLRRAGLSKWKSFGLGQASAMVEPVAGVIGAAAVLFMQPILPYALAFAAGAMIYVVVEEVIPETQQAANTDIATLGFIGGFIVMMVLDVALG comes from the coding sequence ATGACTCCGGTCCTCGACTTCTTCGCACGTACCGACCCCGTCTTCGGCGCGCTGATCGCGACGACGTTCACGTGGCTCGTCACCGCCGCGGGCGCCGGCCTCGTGCTCATCGTGCCGAACATGAGCCGCCAATGGCTCGACGCCATGCTCGGCTTCACGGGTGGCGTGATGGTCGCGGCGAGCTTCTGGTCGCTGCTCAACCCGGCGATCGAGATGGCGGAGCGCATGGGCGTCCCCGGATGGCTCCCCGCCGCCGTGGGCTTCGCGATGGGCGCGCTGTTCATCTTCGCGCTCGACAAGGTGCTGCCGCACCTGCACATCAACTTCGATGTCTCCAGGACCGAGGGCGTGAAGACGCCCTGGCATCGCACGACGCTGCTCGTGCTGGCGATCACGCTGCACAACATCCCCGAAGGCCTCGCGGTGGGCGTGCTGTTCGGCGGCGTGGCCGCGGGCATCCCGGAAGCGACGATCGGCGGCGCCGTCGCGCTGGCGATCGGCATCGGCCTGCAGAACTTCCCCGAGGGCATCGCCGTGTCGATGCCACTCCGCCGCGCCGGCCTCTCGAAGTGGAAGAGCTTCGGCCTCGGCCAGGCGAGCGCGATGGTGGAGCCGGTCGCCGGCGTCATCGGCGCCGCCGCCGTGCTGTTCATGCAGCCCATCCTGCCGTACGCCCTCGCCTTCGCCGCCGGCGCGATGATCTACGTGGTGGTCGAGGAAGTGATTCCCGAGACGCAGCAGGCGGCGAACACCGACATCGCGACGCTGGGGTTCATCGGCGGCTTCATCGTGATGATGGTGCTCGACGTGGCGCTGGGCTAA
- a CDS encoding metallophosphoesterase family protein, whose protein sequence is MRYALISDIHANLPALDAVLAAIDARGDVDAIVHAGDLVGYSTFPNEVMQRLAERRIAGVAGNYDSTVATGYKHCGCRADTPRQEELAHVSYEYTLRTTREETKRALAALPFSLDLRPLGGHGAGPRLVLVHGTPTLNTVYWTADRDDDFCRKMAALVGLKAGDAIAFGHTHKPWHRIVDGMHFINTGSVGRPKDGDWRAGYVLLELGEGEARVTFERVAYDIATTVAGIRAAGLPEDFVTFLESGGKA, encoded by the coding sequence GTGCGCTACGCGCTGATCTCCGATATCCACGCGAATCTCCCGGCGCTCGACGCCGTGCTCGCCGCCATCGATGCCCGGGGCGACGTGGACGCGATCGTGCACGCCGGCGATCTCGTCGGCTACTCGACGTTTCCCAACGAGGTCATGCAGCGCTTGGCGGAGCGGAGAATCGCCGGGGTCGCCGGCAACTACGACTCCACCGTGGCGACGGGCTACAAGCATTGCGGCTGCCGCGCCGATACGCCGCGCCAGGAGGAGCTCGCGCACGTCTCCTACGAGTACACGCTGCGCACGACCCGCGAGGAGACCAAGCGCGCACTCGCGGCGCTGCCGTTCTCGCTCGATCTCCGGCCGCTCGGGGGGCACGGCGCCGGGCCGCGCCTCGTGCTCGTGCACGGCACGCCCACGCTGAATACCGTGTACTGGACCGCCGACCGCGACGACGACTTCTGCCGCAAGATGGCCGCGCTCGTCGGCTTGAAGGCGGGCGACGCCATCGCCTTCGGCCACACGCACAAGCCCTGGCACCGCATCGTGGACGGCATGCACTTCATCAATACGGGGAGCGTCGGCCGCCCCAAGGACGGCGACTGGCGCGCGGGATACGTCCTGCTCGAGCTCGGCGAGGGCGAGGCGCGCGTGACCTTCGAACGCGTGGCGTACGACATCGCGACGACCGTCGCCGGCATCCGTGCCGCCGGCCTGCCCGAGGACTTCGTGACGTTCCTCGAGAGCGGCGGGAAGGCTTAG
- the arsB gene encoding ACR3 family arsenite efflux transporter, whose protein sequence is MLSRLSTLDRLLPAWIVAAMLLGIGLGRAFPGLGAALDRVQVAGVSVPIAIGLLWMMYPVLAKVRYESIGAHARDTRLLGTSLVFNWVLGPIVMFALAWIFLPDLPEYRNGLILIGLARCIAMVLIWNQLACGSGELAAVLVALNSVFQIVTYSVLGWFFLGVAPEWFGGETAVVDISMLEIAKSVGIFLGIPLLAGYLTRRILVARRGGQWYDERFIPRIGPTALIGLLYTIVLMFAMQGDRILELPMDVLRIALPLLVYFLVMFGLAFTISAKLGFDYPATASLSFTAAGNNFELAIAVAVATFGIGSGEALAAVVGPLIEVPALVALVYVSLWAGRRFFNFAPQG, encoded by the coding sequence GTGCTGAGCCGCCTCTCGACGCTGGATCGCCTCCTGCCCGCGTGGATCGTCGCGGCGATGCTGCTGGGCATTGGGCTCGGCCGCGCATTCCCGGGCCTCGGGGCGGCGCTTGACCGGGTGCAGGTCGCCGGTGTGTCCGTGCCCATCGCGATCGGCCTGTTGTGGATGATGTACCCCGTGCTCGCCAAGGTGCGCTATGAGAGCATCGGCGCGCACGCACGCGACACCAGGCTCCTCGGCACCTCGCTGGTGTTCAATTGGGTCCTCGGGCCGATTGTGATGTTCGCGTTGGCCTGGATCTTCCTGCCGGACCTGCCGGAGTACCGCAACGGCTTGATCCTCATCGGGCTGGCGCGATGCATCGCGATGGTGCTCATCTGGAATCAACTGGCCTGCGGCTCCGGTGAGCTCGCGGCGGTGCTCGTCGCGCTGAACTCCGTGTTCCAGATCGTCACGTACAGCGTGCTGGGCTGGTTCTTCCTCGGCGTCGCGCCGGAGTGGTTCGGCGGCGAGACGGCGGTGGTGGACATCTCCATGCTCGAGATCGCCAAGAGCGTGGGCATCTTCCTCGGGATTCCGCTGCTCGCCGGCTACCTCACGCGCCGCATCCTCGTGGCGCGCCGCGGCGGCCAATGGTACGACGAGCGCTTCATCCCGCGCATCGGGCCGACGGCGCTGATCGGCCTGCTGTACACGATCGTGCTGATGTTCGCGATGCAGGGCGACCGCATCCTCGAACTGCCGATGGACGTGCTGCGCATCGCGCTGCCCTTGCTCGTCTACTTCCTCGTGATGTTCGGCCTGGCCTTCACGATCTCCGCGAAGCTCGGGTTCGACTATCCGGCCACGGCGTCGCTGTCGTTCACGGCGGCCGGCAACAACTTCGAGCTGGCGATCGCCGTCGCCGTGGCGACCTTCGGCATCGGCTCCGGCGAGGCCCTGGCCGCCGTCGTCGGACCGCTCATCGAGGTGCCGGCGCTGGTCGCGCTCGTGTACGTCTCGCTGTGGGCGGGTCGCCGCTTCTTCAACTTCGCACCGCAGGGATGA
- the arsN2 gene encoding arsenic resistance N-acetyltransferase ArsN2 yields the protein MTTTAPILRPASPDDLPRVEALLTANKLPLDGVREALPCFVVAEHDGALVGVAGTERCGVGQYALLRSVAVSDAWKGKGLGRALVTRVIADAESRGARALYLLTTTAEQYFPSFGFRQTTRATVPAEVQSSVEFTSACPASAVVMVREC from the coding sequence ATGACGACGACCGCACCGATCCTCAGACCCGCTTCCCCAGATGACCTGCCGCGCGTGGAAGCCTTGCTGACCGCCAACAAGCTGCCGCTCGACGGCGTGCGCGAGGCCTTGCCGTGCTTCGTGGTCGCGGAGCATGACGGCGCGCTCGTCGGGGTCGCGGGCACGGAGCGCTGCGGCGTCGGGCAGTACGCGCTCCTGCGCTCCGTCGCGGTGTCGGACGCCTGGAAGGGGAAGGGTCTCGGGCGCGCGCTCGTGACGCGCGTGATCGCCGACGCCGAGTCGCGCGGCGCCCGCGCCCTCTACCTGCTCACGACGACCGCTGAGCAGTACTTCCCGTCGTTCGGCTTCCGGCAGACGACCCGCGCGACCGTGCCGGCGGAGGTGCAGTCCTCGGTGGAGTTCACGAGTGCCTGCCCGGCCAGCGCGGTGGTGATGGTGCGGGAGTGCTGA
- a CDS encoding arsenite methyltransferase, with the protein MESLKRRDPNSDPVSPLRDAVRERYGAAARRVAEGIAASETAATAAATATASCCAPADGTSGCCGSSTASWDPITADLYDEGQAAGVPAEALLASLGCGNPTLLANLHEGETVLDLGSGGGIDVLLSAKRVGPTGKAYGLDMTDEMLALANENKAKAGATNVEFLKGHIEQIPLPDASVDVIISNCVINLSGDKRKTLAEAFRVLKPGGRFAVSDVIVRGEVPADVRRNMELWMGCVAGALEEREFLSLLQEVGFEQPSIEPTRVYTADDAMALLAGTGLDATRFAREMEGKFLSGFVRATKPAA; encoded by the coding sequence ATGGAATCCCTCAAGCGCCGTGACCCCAATAGTGATCCAGTCTCCCCGCTCCGCGACGCGGTCCGCGAGCGCTATGGCGCCGCCGCGCGTCGCGTCGCCGAGGGCATCGCCGCATCAGAGACCGCCGCGACCGCTGCGGCCACGGCGACGGCCAGTTGCTGCGCGCCGGCGGATGGTACAAGTGGCTGCTGCGGCAGCTCGACGGCCTCCTGGGACCCGATCACGGCGGACCTCTACGATGAAGGCCAGGCCGCCGGCGTTCCCGCCGAGGCGCTGCTCGCCTCGCTGGGCTGCGGCAATCCGACCTTGCTCGCGAACCTCCACGAAGGGGAGACCGTCCTCGACCTCGGCTCCGGCGGCGGCATCGACGTGCTGCTCTCCGCCAAGCGCGTCGGCCCGACCGGGAAGGCCTACGGGCTCGACATGACCGACGAGATGCTCGCCCTCGCCAACGAGAACAAGGCGAAGGCCGGCGCGACGAACGTCGAGTTCCTCAAGGGGCACATCGAACAGATCCCGCTTCCCGACGCCTCGGTGGACGTCATCATCTCCAACTGCGTGATCAATCTCTCCGGCGACAAGCGCAAGACCTTGGCCGAGGCTTTCCGCGTGCTCAAGCCGGGTGGCCGCTTCGCCGTGAGCGACGTGATCGTGCGCGGCGAAGTGCCGGCGGACGTGCGGCGCAACATGGAACTCTGGATGGGCTGCGTCGCGGGCGCGCTGGAGGAGCGGGAGTTCCTGTCCCTCCTGCAGGAAGTGGGCTTCGAGCAGCCGAGCATCGAGCCGACGCGCGTGTACACGGCGGACGACGCGATGGCCTTGCTCGCCGGTACCGGCCTCGACGCCACCCGGTTCGCGCGGGAAATGGAAGGGAAGTTCCTCAGCGGCTTCGTTCGCGCCACGAAGCCAGCCGCCTAG
- a CDS encoding ArsR/SmtB family transcription factor, with protein sequence MTTTAATAIANSRSAELFHALSDEARLQIIQILLDGEHCVCDLQGHLDVAQSRLSYHLKVLKDAGVVTDRREGRWAYYTLNRDAIVEAERLLAALRPASNRRLVARCC encoded by the coding sequence ATGACGACCACCGCTGCCACCGCCATCGCCAACAGCCGGAGCGCCGAGCTCTTCCATGCGCTCTCGGACGAGGCGCGCCTGCAGATCATCCAGATCCTGCTCGACGGCGAGCACTGCGTCTGCGACCTCCAGGGCCATCTCGACGTGGCGCAGTCGCGCCTGTCGTACCACCTCAAGGTCCTGAAGGACGCGGGCGTCGTCACCGACCGCCGGGAAGGCCGCTGGGCGTACTACACGCTGAACCGCGACGCCATCGTCGAAGCCGAGCGCCTGCTGGCGGCACTGCGACCCGCGTCGAACCGACGCCTCGTCGCCCGCTGCTGCTGA